In the genome of Thermovirga sp., the window CTTCCATTCCATCGGTTCGCCGTTCACGACGATCATGATGCTATTCCTTCCACTGATCCTCCGGCTTGGCGTGTTTCTCCACCGTAGCCACTACTTCCGGCAGGTCCATACCGAGTTCTTTCAACTTTTTAACGGTCGGTATGCCGTTTCTGTCCCAGCCCCGGCGCTTGTAGACGGCATCCACCAGTTCTTCCCATTGTTCCCGGCGTATCTTTTGCAGCCGGTCGCACTTTTCCTGGGAGGAAAGACCGGCAGGGGCAACCCCGCCCGCCTTGAGTTCGTTGTCGTAGTACTCTTCCCGTGCCTCCCACTCGTCGGCCCAGACAGGTCCCAGGGCCCTGTCGGGTATGTTGTGGTACTTCCTGGTGCCCTTGCCGAGCCTGAGTTGGAAAACCCTCTGAAAGTTGTAGACGCGCTCAGACTGGAGTACAAGCTCCTTCTTGTCGATATTCTTCCCCGTCACGGCGTTGAAGACTTCAACGTAGTTCTGGACGTGCTCGGGCACTTTCGCGGCCTCCTGGGGCGGGTAGCTGGTGGCGTTATCGGCGGGTTCGATATCGTTCCAGGGCAGTTTGCATACACCCGTCAGCGAGAACCACGTCCTGAAGTTGGGGAAGTAGTGGAGCGCTTCCGCCTTGTCCTCGAAGGTGGGCAACTGCTTGCTAACCCTATCCATGAATATCATCCATGCCTCGTCATGCTGGGGGCCCTTCAGGGTCAGGAAGTAGCCGCCCCACTGGGCGATGGATTCCTTAGGCACGTACTCCGATACCTCGATCCCCTGGCCCTCCATGCCTATCCTCTCCATGACTTCGCGGTCGGCGCCGAAGTGCTCGGCAAAGAGATCCTTCATCCTGTGGATACCCTTGCCCACCATGAGGGCGAACCTGTCCTTGCCTTCGCCGAGGCGATGGAGAAGTTCCATCAGGTCGTCCTTGTTGCCGAAACTAAGGTCAAGCCCGTTCGTATCTTCCTTATCGATAAGCCCCAGCTCGTAGCATTCGCAGACAAAAGCGATGCCGGTCCCCAGGGAGATGGTGTCGAGACCGTAGTGGTCCGCGTAAAAGTTGACCTCGGTGGTCCACTCCGGGTCGAAAACGCCCACGTTGGGGCCCATGCCGGCGGCGGTCTCGTATTCGGGGCCGTCAACGGTGATCGTTTTGCCTTTCCATGGTCCCGTCTTGAGAGTATAGCCGTCGACGGCCTTCGCGCAGGCCAAGGTGCAACCGTACCAGCAGCCATCGGCGACGCCCTGGGTGAACATCTTCCCGTAGACCTCGGAATGGATCTTGTCAGCGTCGGGGTGCTGACCGAATTTGTAGTTCATGGTGGGGAGCAGGTGATATTCGTTCATTATCTCGTTGAGGTGGGTTGTTCCGACGGTGCGCATTCGGCATTGTTCTGCGTCGAGGGTCAGGATTTCGTTGTGGAGTTTTGCCCCGAGCCTGGTGAGGGTTCCCACGTCGGCCGGGTTGTTGGCTGTGCCGGAAAGGTCGTGAGTCTTGACTACGAGGGCAGCGATCTTTTTGTCGCGAAGGATGGATCCGCCGCCCCCTCGACCCGCCTGTTTAAGTCGAGGTAATTTTCGGTGGCTGTCCCAGAAGCTGCTGTTCAGACAACCCCAATAGGATGTTTCGGCACCCTTTCCCGCGGTCACCACGGAAATGAAACGGCGATCCTGGATATCCCCTGGATCCGCGAAGTATTCGTGGAGTGCTTCGGTTACCGTGTAAGCGTACACGTCCTCGAAGGGAGACTCGAGAATCTGGACCTTCTTCTCGTCGGCGTCGACCAGGACTATGACATCCTTATCGGCCTTACCCTGTATCTCGATGGCGTCAAAACCCGCAAACTTGAGCAGGGGACCGAAGTGGCCTCCGGCGTTGCTGTCGTAGGTCTGGTCCGTCAGCGGTGAAACGAAAACAGCGTAGAATTTCCCCATGCCCGGGTACTGGGT includes:
- a CDS encoding aldehyde:ferredoxin oxidoreductase yields the protein MKKMKVLAEGSYVPAKPFRGYTGKTLKVNVGDKTFQSKDVSEEMKEKFIGGRGFGLKLLWDSVKDTTRWNDPENEIVISGGPLCGVTQYPGMGKFYAVFVSPLTDQTYDSNAGGHFGPLLKFAGFDAIEIQGKADKDVIVLVDADEKKVQILESPFEDVYAYTVTEALHEYFADPGDIQDRRFISVVTAGKGAETSYWGCLNSSFWDSHRKLPRLKQAGRGGGGSILRDKKIAALVVKTHDLSGTANNPADVGTLTRLGAKLHNEILTLDAEQCRMRTVGTTHLNEIMNEYHLLPTMNYKFGQHPDADKIHSEVYGKMFTQGVADGCWYGCTLACAKAVDGYTLKTGPWKGKTITVDGPEYETAAGMGPNVGVFDPEWTTEVNFYADHYGLDTISLGTGIAFVCECYELGLIDKEDTNGLDLSFGNKDDLMELLHRLGEGKDRFALMVGKGIHRMKDLFAEHFGADREVMERIGMEGQGIEVSEYVPKESIAQWGGYFLTLKGPQHDEAWMIFMDRVSKQLPTFEDKAEALHYFPNFRTWFSLTGVCKLPWNDIEPADNATSYPPQEAAKVPEHVQNYVEVFNAVTGKNIDKKELVLQSERVYNFQRVFQLRLGKGTRKYHNIPDRALGPVWADEWEAREEYYDNELKAGGVAPAGLSSQEKCDRLQKIRREQWEELVDAVYKRRGWDRNGIPTVKKLKELGMDLPEVVATVEKHAKPEDQWKE